The sequence ATTGAGGATAACAATTTTATCTTTAGAACAAGCGATATAACAGAGATTATTGCAAAGGTAGAGAATATTGTTTATAAATACAACAATATATCGTTGTTAATAATATCGGGAGGATTTAGAGGACGTAGTACAGATGAAACAACGAAAGTGGGTGATCACTATTATGTTCGAGTTGTAGACAATGACATGTCGGTCGATCAATATATTATCATGGTAAATAAATATTGTGATCATCCGGTATCCCAGGATACCTTTGATAAAATAATGTCATCACTTTATATGTGATATTAACCGGGCTGCTTATGCAGCCCATTTTGTTTATGGGTTAATTAAGGAAGCAGAAACCAATGCAAAAAGACAAGCGAATAATATTATCTTATATCCCGCATCAGTTGCATCAAAAGAAATATGATGATGCAATCAAGTCGTGCCATAATGCCATAATGCAAAATCCTAAAGATTATTCATTGTATTACTTGAAGGGATTGCTCCAGCTCTATAAATATGCGTGCACGAAAACATATGAAGATATGAAGAATAATCTAGTGGTGCGTACGGCAGCCCAAGAGATGATCCGTTGTTATAAAATGATGCCCAAACACGTAAAACAAGACGATATTGAGTTGGGGCTTCAATTTCTTTACGAATATCAACAATATATTAAAAATCACAATAATATAATCTATGATTTACTGGACACAACGTGGGACCTAAAGAAAGCAAACAGGATCTTGTCTGGCATATACAGTACACTTGCGAACATAAAGATAAAGAGTAAAAACAGGGATCAAAATATTCTTGAAGCAGAACAAGCTATAAGTCTTAATATTAATAATCATAGCGCCCACCAGTGTTTAGTTGAGATATACAAGGAGCAAAACGATACGAAGGAATACATTGAGAATATGGTAAAATGGAGCAAAGCAAATCGAGGGCACTATATTCAATTATTATTCCCCCATTTGACATTAGCAAAGCAATATATATCCAATAAGCAATATTTAGAAGCGGGTTGCCATTTATTACAGGCTGTACGCAGGGCAAATAATATTCTTTTGGCAAAAAAGAATAACGACTATATTCTGACATATGATCCCGGTAAAGGAATTGTAATTAAAACGGAAATATACCATCCCTTGTCGTTGGATATTGCTATTTATAAAAGGAATGCTCATATATTATTAATGCTGGCTCTCTGGCGTAAATATGATTTTGTGAGAGCGAAAAAGCACTCAATCACTTCTTGTGAATGGGCCTTAGTCCAGCACGTACTTGCACAAAAAGGAAAAAACTTGAGTGGTGAGAAAAAGGCAGATGATATTTGGAACAATAAATATTGGGGATATTGGATAATCCATAAAGGTATTGATACAAACGAGAGCCTGCATAACCTTCTCGAATCTGATATACGTTCATTTGAAGATATTTACAATAAAGTACGAAATATTGAAAAAGACGTGCAAAAGGAATTTAATAACAAAAGCTATTCTAAATGCAATAATATTATTGATTGTCCTGAATTTATTGGGAGCCATTCTTTGGCGTATGCATCACGCTTGTATTTGCTAACACTCTATGCGACATTGCGCAGGATTATGATCGATGATTGGATGTTGATTGATTACGTAAAACAGAATTATGTTACAATGTTTATAAATCTCCACAATGACACTTTGAAAATATTGGGGATAATAAACGAGAGCAGGGAGATAATGGATATTCTTGATCGATATGATGACAATTCACACGAAAAATATGAAACATTACTTGTCAGCCTTTGTGCTTTGATCAAAAAGATTTATCAGCAATATGATTTTAGGAGCGGTATTTTTGCCGCAATGCGTTTAGAGTCTTTTGTGACATCCGTTTATCAATGCAAAAACAGGGAAGAAATAAAGGCTAAGCAATATGTTTTGCTGAAAGTATTAATGCCCGACAATAATGACGAACTAACGCTTCAAGATAGTGAGCAAAAGTTGGTGTATAAAGTGCTAACAAATGAAGGTCCGATGATAGAAAATGATATACCGCAATTAAAAAAGCATATCAAGCAATATGCGCTCTGGATGGATGATCGCGATACATTCTGTCATGTAGGGGGTAATCTTGTGAAATTTGCCCACAGAGAAAAGGCAGTTTTGAAAGAATTGTTTATTAACTATAAAAGGGAAATCAAAAGAAAAGAGTTATATAAATTATCTGAAAAAGAAAATATTGACGATGAAAATGTAAATCGATGGATATCCAACATTAGGAAGAAAGCTAAGTGGAAAAAAGACGATTGCATTATCAGCGAATATGGCAAAGGCATACAAATCAAACCAGGGATAAAATTCTGCATAATATATGTAAAAGATTAATCCATTCTTCTGTGATTATATCCTATTATGCGATCCATGTGATAGCCTAAAAATATACTCCAGGCGTCATAGAAGGATTTATAGTCGAGATAGGTTTTATCTTCTTTAATTGCGAAATTCAATGTATTTATCCAATTATGTATGCAATACTTAGGATCAACGGTCTTGTGAATTTCAGAATTGAAAAGAATAATATTTTGTATATAGTGTTGTCCCGGATGTAATTGTCTGTCGTGAGCATATTCTATTTTTAATGTTATAACTGAACTATGTGGCAGTTCTTTTACTTTCCGATGTACATTGCTTTCAAGGCTTGAAAAATTCTTGCCGCTTGTATAATACAGATTAATGCATTTAAGCTTACCGGGACTATTTGCATGGCAATCTTGGGTTAGCGCGCAATTATCATTTAAGCATGATAATTTAAACTTCTGGAATAACATGAAAATGCTATTCTCGGTCATACCATCAGAATGTGCATATTCTAAATTATTTTCCAGGTTCCGTGCTTCCTTCGTCGATAGACCACCATGTTTGATCATTTTGTAAGCCGTATTTATTAGAGAGGGCTCACCAGGCGTATAACCATCAACCATATATCCCTTATATTTACCCTTAGTTAATTCGACCCATGTCATAAAAGACATGGGTATTTTTGTTTTATAAAACTATTGTTTGATAATTTGTTCACAATTGTTCACTTTTCAGTCATGGCTAAATATCTATATAAATTCTATAATGCAGCTAAAGAGGGAATGGAATTATAACAATGGTTCCCTAAAAACGAGGAGGGAGTATGGATCTGCTGGTACAAATAAAAGACCTGGCCATCCGTCTGACCTATGATATGAACCCTCATATTTCGTCATTTGTCGTCCGAATGAGCTTCTTGTTGCTTAGTTCCTACCTAATGTTATTGTTCTCATGGTCCTTCCTTCCCTTTAGATCAGAAGCTTTCCAGAACATTGTCTTTCTCATGGGGATTATCCTGGCCATGAACATTCCCCTGAATTGTCTCAGATTCAGTGCCGGGTTTTATACGTTTCTGTTCCTGATAGCAGTGATCTGTATTACTTATCTGCCCCAGCAGATTCCGGCGTTGCTCGTTCCACGATATGGGACACAAACCAAGCTGAAATATATCTTGTATGTAGCAATATTGGTCCTCTTTATTATACAACTTATCGTTGGATAGGAGCAGTATAATGAAATACATCAATGATTATTTTAAACCTATCAGCAAAGAAACGATCTTCAAAAAGCCAAAATCCGTCAGTGATCAAGGCTTTGCAAGCAAAAAAACCGTCATGAAGGAAACGAAGGACGGCATCGAACGGCACGTTGAGGAAAGCATCCTCCTTTCCGCTTGCGGTGAGGTAATCAAGGAAAGCGAGATCAGCGGACGTTGTGATGTTTGTGGCGGATACACTTGCCCAAAGCACATCTACCATTGCCAGGCATGTCAAAAGACGTTATGCCTTCGGGATGTCCGGTTCTTAAAGGACAATGAAAACGAAAGCGCGTACTGCCCCGAACATTATACTATTGCTGTATATAACTATGACACCTGGACACGTCGCAAATAACGAAGCAATATAACTGGTTATTTATAATGCTACTTTCTGAAAGAAAATCAACGTTCGATTCGGATCCTTGCCTGCAGGCTGCTCTCCACATCATGGAACTGGCAAGGCAGACAGGTACAGAACGTGAGCTTTTCATCCTGCAGGCCCTAAAAGTGATCCGGGCATTTCCGCAAAACCTCGGACTGATCCAGGGGTATGTCAGGAGCGTGGAGCGGAGGCTTTTGCCAAAGTTGATCAATGAAAAGTATCAAAGCCAGGTGCCGGATTCAAGGGTTTTTGGCGGGAATATCCACCTGGGAAATGTAGTTGAGAACAATGTTCCCGCCAGGATCACGACGGGACAGCTTAACCAGAACATCCTGATTTATGGGAGGACAGGATCAGGCAAGTCGAATTTCAATATGCATGTTATCCCCCAGATTGCAGGGCTTGGGATAAAATGTGAAATATTTGATTTCAAACGGGAGTACCGGGACCTTTGGACATTACAGGATTGCCAGCCCATGATAGTACTCAATACCAGCAATGACAAATACAACCCGCTGGAACCAGTCGGGAATCCCAAGGGGTATAACCAGTTTTTCTGGGACATCTGCCAGCAGGATTTCAACATTCGCCCGGAAACTAAGCAAATGTTGATAATTTGTACCGACGAGTTGTATGCCCGTTTCGGGGTATACAACAATGGGAAATACTTTCCCACCTTATATGACCTCTATGATTACCTTAAAGAGAAGGCTGAAACGGCCAATCCCAAGATATTCAGGGGAATGGAAGTGATTCTGTCGATAATAAACCGGCTGGGCGCTATGGTTGATTGCAGTTCGGGATATGACCTCTCCGGTTTTAAAACGGTGTGCTATGAGGTGGATAACCTGAGTGAGGATTTAAGGTCCTGGATTATGAAACTGAGATTAAAAAAAAGCTACGAACAGGGTCTGAAATACAATCAACGGAATATATTGAGAAAAATTCTGGTTTTCGACGAGGCGAAGATGGTTTTTGGACAGAGCCGGATCGGGGAAGCGACCAACTATTTTAAGGATGCCATTACCCAGCAACGGGCATTGGGTACCGGACTGCTTATTTCCGACCAGAACCCGTCGGAGTTGGCCGACTTCATCAGGAATAATGTCTATGGACAGGTCTGTTTTCATCTGGTCCATCCTAAGGAAAGGCGGAACGCCGCACAATCTTTGGGTGGCACCGAGGACTTTGAATTGAAGATTGCGCGTTTGGCAATTCCCAACGCATATATTTCTCTGGGGCATTACCCGTACCCATTCCTGATGAGAATACCCAAAAGCAGGGTAACCTGGCATATCGGGGATGGAGAATTTGATCGTCTTATGCAGCCGGTAATATCCAGATTACAGTATATCCCCAGATACAAACCCGTTAAACCCGCTATTGTAATAACCCCAAAAGTCAACATACCGGAGAAACCAGCCAGCATTCCCAAAACAGACTCTACCGGAGATCTGTTTGAGCAATGGATAAATCTTTTAAAACATATTAAGGCGAATCCTGAAGACAATGTTTCGAAAATATACGATAAGCTGGGGTTGTCCAGAAGGAAGGGCAATTTGATCAAGGAACAGCTTTTGGAAAATTGTTTGATTGAAGAGGAGGTTGTCCATACCAAGGAGAGGAAACGGCCCCAAAAGCGACTAAAGCTCACTCTAAAGGGGGAGGAATATGTCAAAAGGCAAAGGCGGGCCTGAACACCAAAAGGCACAATGCCTTATAAGGGATTACTACCAGGCCCGGGGCATGGTGGCCGTTATAGAGGCTTTTCTTGGAAACAAGAATATAGATGTGTTGGTGCAGGATCCAGAGACTGGGCAGATCATAGCCATAGAATACCAGACGACGATTAAACATGCTTTGGAGAATGTTCTGCTTGACCATGTTTTTTGTGACGAGGTGATTCTCGTTTCGGCCGATATCCGGGTGCTTGGGCAAATGAAGCGGAAGATTGACGGGAACGGGGCAATTAACGGACAAAAAGTAAAATATAGGCTACTCAAGGAGTTTATTCCACAATAATGGTAATCTGGTCAGTAGTAATAACCCGGAATAAAATATGGAATTTAACCAACGGACTAAAATCCCAAAACGAAAGGAGGTGAACAGTATGCAAAGAAAAACAATATCCCTGATTGTGGCAGGCAGTGGGGTGATCAAAGACCTGGCGATTTCTCCGGAAACGACGGTCCATGACATCATCAATCAGAACGGACTATCTGGCTATGCTCTGTCCAAGGGCAACGAACAGAGTCTCAGTCAGGAGGATAACATCTTCAATTCGGTCATGGATGGCGACGAGGTCTATGCATCGCCGGAGGATGTTTCTGTAGGCAGACAACCCCCTGCCTCCCCCTTCGGGGGGAAACCGTCCTTCCAGTTTGAAAAGATAACTGGCATCCGGCAAACGGTAACCCACTCAGGAGTGACGGAGACCCGCAAGGTGGAGGTGGTCCGGACTAGAACGTATGATAAGACCCTATTTCTCAAAAAGCGGTCAGGGCTGCCCTATTGGATGAAGGCCGGTTGGTTTCAGACAAATGATGGATACAATGGGTGGTACCGGACTAAATACGGAAGTTGGAAGGGTTATATCCATCGGGATTATCAGGATTCCTACTCGTATTTCATCATCGATCCTCCGAGTGAAGTAAAAAATGGATCCCATGGAGCTTGTTTTTCCCACCGGGGAAACGGTAAATATCAAGTGCATTTTAGTGTCAAGCCGACGGATATCGGGGATGGTATTCTAACGGTTGAGAGACTTATTAGCGAATCATTCGGTCAAAAGAACCACAAGGCACATAGAGGAGGCTTTATATCATGTTTACGAAAACTGGGGCTTTTGTGATGAGGTTTCAATGACAGCGGAGAAGGAAGATGATTGAGCAGCAGATTGAGGCCCATATCACATTGTTAAAGGTAAAAGTAATTGCTCACAGCGTTGTGGAGGTAAAAAACCTATGTGCTTCCATTTTAGACCTGCTGGAGCTTCACCGGATAGCGGCCAAGTATGGTTCGGTTGAGGACGAAAAAAGGATTGTTTTTATAATTCCATCGCTTTTCCTACGGGATTGTTTAGATTACTTGAGGCAACAGGAGGAGGAATCGCTTCATTTCGTAACCGGAGTCCATATAGATAATATTGTGATCCTTGACCGGCTTGTCAAACTGGAATTTGAAAAGCAGACTGTTGTCTTTGCCAAGGCTGATTCTACTTCGGTTAAAAATGCCTTGCTGGAACTGACGAGAAACGGTTATCGGCTTTTTGCATACTTTCATATCCATCCGGGCACCGGAGAACCAGCCACGCATCCTTCAAGTATCGATAAAAAGCTTGATGAGCTGTTGCAACGCGGAAAATATCAGGCAGTCGGTGCGATATTTAGTAGGGATGGTTACGCGCGGTTCTTCACCGACGGCAATTATGAAGTCCAAATATACGGAAGGGGGGTGCAACAGATTGATGATAGAACTTTTAAGGTCGTTGAACCGGCCAAAACATAAGACTTTTCATACCCCAGGCATGGCCATGAGGTGTGAAGAAGACCGCAGGAATCTGACGGCCAGACAGGAAGTCGTTTTAGGTTTTGACCAGAATGTTATGAAAAGATTGTCCATATTGCAGATTGGAGCAGGTGGGCTTGGTGGAGAGATATGCCAGGGGTTGGTCCGAAAAGGCGTAGGGACCGTGAAGGTATTTGACGGGGATGTCGTCGAGCCATCAAACCTAACGCGACAGAGGTTTTATCCAAAAGACCTTTACAGGAATAAGGCGTTGTCATTGGCTGGCAATCTTATGAAAGAGGCGATCATTAAAACTGAAATTATTGCTTATCCTTTCATGTTCCAACGGGCATTGGAGGAGGGGATGAATATGGATTGTGATATCGTGATTTGCGCCCCGGACAATGACGAAGTCCGGCGTTTTACGGCGAAGTATTTTCTCAATAAAGTGCCGGTTATATTTACGGGATTGGACCGGAAGGCAAATACCGGCTATGTTTTCATTCAGGAACCGGGCAAAGCTTGTTTCGAGTGTGCGATACCGTCTGCAAAAAGGAATAAAAGAGAACCGTGCCCGAATACTCCGGCAGTCATTGACTTGGTCAAGATCATTTCAGGTTTGGTCCTTTTTGCGGTTGATTCGACGGTAATGCATAGAAAACGAAACTGGAACTACAGACAAATATTCCTCTGCGGGTATATCCCCGAAATTATATGGACGGTTAAAAGAAGTAATAAATGTCAGATTTGCGGTACCAAATGGTAACAGACCCCTATCGAATAAGGCGAAGTAAATTAAGGCGAGATCTAAAAACGAAGGGTTTATCGAAGCCGCAGGCTATAATATATGAAACCGCCATTAAGACAGGGAAGTGCGAATGACTTTCAGACACCAGCCCAAGCATTGCACCCGTTATACCAATATTTGAAAAAAGATTGGACAATATGGGAGTGTGCCCAGGGTAAGGGGAATATTGTCAGAGAATTACGGGCACGAGGGTGGAAAGTAATAGGCACAGATATATTAGATGGTCATGATTATTTATCTTATCTGCCGTCGAGATTCAATTGTATGATTACTAATCCTCCATATAGCATCAAGCAGCTGTTTTTAGAACGTGCATATTCTCTGCAAAAACCTTTTGCGTTTCTCTTGCCCTTGACCACATTTGAAACGAGAAAGCGACAGTATCTTTTTGAAAAATACGGGTTGGAGGTGATATTTTTCGATAAACGAATAAATTTTGAAACACCGAGCGGGAGAGGAACGGGAGCCTGGTTTGCGACGGCGTGGTTTACATGGGGTCTGAACATTGGCAAACAAATGACGTTTTGTAAATATGAATAAAGTGCGTACAATGGATCAACTAATTGACATAATAACCTTATCAAAACTCTTGAGCGTCAAGCCGATGACCATATATGGTTGGATACACGAGGGTGTAATTCCATATATCAAGCTTGGCCGGCTGGTGCGTTTCAGTGAAAAGGAAGTTCAAGCCTGGCTTAACAAGAAGAAACGAGAGGGACAACCAGTAAAAGCAACGGATATAGATTTAACTTAACTTGACATGGCAATAGGGTATAGGTTAACCCCAAAAGGTAATAATTCATTCATAAAGGAGGGAAGTGAAATGCGTATATATAAAAGAAATGAGATTTGGTATTTGGACTACAATTATAAAGGCAAGCGATATCGTAAACGCGTCGGTAAATCCCAGAAAATGGCAGAACTGGCACTTAAGAACATTGAGGTGAAAATTGTTAAAAAAGAGCATCTCGGCGTACAGGACGACAAAAAGATACTATTCGAGGATTTTACGACAAAATATCTCGACTACGCCAAAGTAAACAAGTCCCCTAAATCATATTACCTCAACATAGGTAATATGAAAGCCATGCTGCCGTTTTTCAAAGGGAAATATCTATCCGAGATCACCCCTCAGGACATCGAGAGATATAAAGCAGAACGATCTTCGACGGTAAAACCAGCTACCCTTAACAGG comes from candidate division TA06 bacterium and encodes:
- a CDS encoding helix-turn-helix domain-containing protein, producing the protein MNKVRTMDQLIDIITLSKLLSVKPMTIYGWIHEGVIPYIKLGRLVRFSEKEVQAWLNKKKREGQPVKATDIDLT
- a CDS encoding DUF87 domain-containing protein, with the protein product MLLSERKSTFDSDPCLQAALHIMELARQTGTERELFILQALKVIRAFPQNLGLIQGYVRSVERRLLPKLINEKYQSQVPDSRVFGGNIHLGNVVENNVPARITTGQLNQNILIYGRTGSGKSNFNMHVIPQIAGLGIKCEIFDFKREYRDLWTLQDCQPMIVLNTSNDKYNPLEPVGNPKGYNQFFWDICQQDFNIRPETKQMLIICTDELYARFGVYNNGKYFPTLYDLYDYLKEKAETANPKIFRGMEVILSIINRLGAMVDCSSGYDLSGFKTVCYEVDNLSEDLRSWIMKLRLKKSYEQGLKYNQRNILRKILVFDEAKMVFGQSRIGEATNYFKDAITQQRALGTGLLISDQNPSELADFIRNNVYGQVCFHLVHPKERRNAAQSLGGTEDFELKIARLAIPNAYISLGHYPYPFLMRIPKSRVTWHIGDGEFDRLMQPVISRLQYIPRYKPVKPAIVITPKVNIPEKPASIPKTDSTGDLFEQWINLLKHIKANPEDNVSKIYDKLGLSRRKGNLIKEQLLENCLIEEEVVHTKERKRPQKRLKLTLKGEEYVKRQRRA
- a CDS encoding tRNA (adenine-N(6)-)-methyltransferase is translated as MKPPLRQGSANDFQTPAQALHPLYQYLKKDWTIWECAQGKGNIVRELRARGWKVIGTDILDGHDYLSYLPSRFNCMITNPPYSIKQLFLERAYSLQKPFAFLLPLTTFETRKRQYLFEKYGLEVIFFDKRINFETPSGRGTGAWFATAWFTWGLNIGKQMTFCKYE
- a CDS encoding helix-turn-helix domain-containing protein, whose amino-acid sequence is MQKDKRIILSYIPHQLHQKKYDDAIKSCHNAIMQNPKDYSLYYLKGLLQLYKYACTKTYEDMKNNLVVRTAAQEMIRCYKMMPKHVKQDDIELGLQFLYEYQQYIKNHNNIIYDLLDTTWDLKKANRILSGIYSTLANIKIKSKNRDQNILEAEQAISLNINNHSAHQCLVEIYKEQNDTKEYIENMVKWSKANRGHYIQLLFPHLTLAKQYISNKQYLEAGCHLLQAVRRANNILLAKKNNDYILTYDPGKGIVIKTEIYHPLSLDIAIYKRNAHILLMLALWRKYDFVRAKKHSITSCEWALVQHVLAQKGKNLSGEKKADDIWNNKYWGYWIIHKGIDTNESLHNLLESDIRSFEDIYNKVRNIEKDVQKEFNNKSYSKCNNIIDCPEFIGSHSLAYASRLYLLTLYATLRRIMIDDWMLIDYVKQNYVTMFINLHNDTLKILGIINESREIMDILDRYDDNSHEKYETLLVSLCALIKKIYQQYDFRSGIFAAMRLESFVTSVYQCKNREEIKAKQYVLLKVLMPDNNDELTLQDSEQKLVYKVLTNEGPMIENDIPQLKKHIKQYALWMDDRDTFCHVGGNLVKFAHREKAVLKELFINYKREIKRKELYKLSEKENIDDENVNRWISNIRKKAKWKKDDCIISEYGKGIQIKPGIKFCIIYVKD
- a CDS encoding ThiF family adenylyltransferase, translated to MIELLRSLNRPKHKTFHTPGMAMRCEEDRRNLTARQEVVLGFDQNVMKRLSILQIGAGGLGGEICQGLVRKGVGTVKVFDGDVVEPSNLTRQRFYPKDLYRNKALSLAGNLMKEAIIKTEIIAYPFMFQRALEEGMNMDCDIVICAPDNDEVRRFTAKYFLNKVPVIFTGLDRKANTGYVFIQEPGKACFECAIPSAKRNKREPCPNTPAVIDLVKIISGLVLFAVDSTVMHRKRNWNYRQIFLCGYIPEIIWTVKRSNKCQICGTKW